Below is a window of Camelina sativa cultivar DH55 chromosome 11, Cs, whole genome shotgun sequence DNA.
ATTTTAATGGGCCTAGATAAGAGTGGACTTAAGCCCATTTGTTGGCAAAGAAGAAGGAGGACCTTTTTTGCTCTCGCTATCTGAGACTGAGACACAGAAAAatggcggcggcggcggcgaaAGCAGCGGTGGTTTTGCCACGGCCGGTGACGTTTGTGACGGGAAACGCCAAGAAGCTCGAAGAGGTCAAAGCTATCATCGGAAATTCAATTCCTTTCAAATCTCTCAAACTCGACCGTGGGTACCCATTTCAATTTCTCTCTCGAGATTACTGTATTCCCTCTTTTTCTTGACTCTCattggtttagttttgtttatgagTTGCAGTGCCTGAGCTTCAAGGTGAGCCTGAGGATATCTCCAAAGAGAAGGCTCGTTTAGCTGCTCTTCAGGTGCACAAGCTTTTTACCCTTTTCTACTTGAACTGATTAAATAAATCAGCATACTTGTGTTTTATCTGTAAGCACTTGTTTGTGATCATAGCGTGGTCCGACTAGTAACAATAAGCTAATGATTAAGGATAGACAGTAAGAACTGATACaaagtttgtttgatttgtaaacGAGAAGGTGAATGGTCCAGTGCTAGTGGAGGATACATGTCTCTGTTTCAATTCCCTGAAGGGGCTTCCTGGTATGAGTTTCTTCAGattcttaagtttttcttcttGTACTCTATGCACAGCAAATGTCACtatctaaatttttattgattctttctttttcttttttttttgttggatttttcaGGGCCATACATGTAAGTATTGtttcttcattcttttcttgATGTTGTGCTTGTAAATCTTCATTTGAAAGATATAGATTCTCCAACTCCACTCTGTCATGATGAGGGTTAATGTAACCTATGAGTTCATAAACTCAGGGGATTACATGCATAGATATGTTACTATGATAATTCTTGAGTGGTACCTTTATATGGATGTCCTCGAAAATTGTCTGGTTGGGTTGGATCAAgtcttgttattagttcttctTGGCCTAACTGGTGTGAGTGAGTAGCCAAATGGAGTTGTTTTACTGAATCTTCTGATCCTAGTTGTCTTAATTCATTGCGGGCTGAGTTGTAAAAGAGACCTCTATGTTTGCTAGCATCTACTACTGGTCAATATTAGATTGAATTAGTGTGGGTCTAGCTGTATTGGAGCTATGTTGCTGTCTCTAGATGTCTTTGTTACTCTTTAtgatctttctttctgtttttgcagCAAGTGGTTTCTTGAGAAGCTTGGACATGAAGGTTGTAATAGTCAATCGTATCTCTGACCTCTTCCTTTGTTTCATTTATCTCTTACACTAGTAACACCCAGCTTGGTCTGACTCTTGCCCAGGTCTGAACAACTTACTGATGGCCTATGAAGATAAAACAGCTTATGCATTGTGCGCATTCTCTTTCTCGCGTGGTCCAGGTGCTGAACCTCTTACATTTTTGGGGAAAACTCCGGTATGTTAGATATTGTCACCACTCTTTTATCAAACTCAATTGCTCCATCTGCtagtcattttaattttttctgtctctgtttgtattttcaaagtttGATTTGCGTCTTCCTTGTGATTGATGTGTTAGGGTAAGATAGTTCCAGCAAGAGGACCAACTGATTTCGGGTGGGATCCAGTGTTTCAACCTGATGGATATGACCAAACGTATGCCTCTGTTAACTAACTCCCAGTAAACATTGTATTGAACCTGCATTAATTGTATACTGGTAAAAGAAGAAACTAAGAGTGGTTGGTGGTATTCTCTATTTTGGTTGTAGTTATGCAGAAATGGCCAAGGAAGAAAAGAACATGATATCCCATAGGTACAAGTCATTAGCGTTGGTGAAATCTCACTTTAAGGAGGCAGGCTATGTGTTCGAGACAGATGAAGATACCATTTAGAGAGAACCCTATCATCAATGTATTCAGAGCACTGATCACTCACCAGATTCTTGGTCCTATTTTTAAGCTCCTTTGGGGATATTAATATTGTGTATCGTTTTTCTCTAAATTACAAGTAAAACCCATACATAGATTGACAGGCATCGTTTGGTAGTGTTCTTCTTGGTCTCTATTAAATACTCTGACGGTGAGACTTGGTACGAATCTGATAAACCCATCCAACCAAAAAGCTAAAATAAATGTTGGATGGCAAACAAAAAGGGAATGGGATGACATGATGTTTCACATGAATAGCCGCTTATGATCACACAATGTATTTATGAGAGAACAATCAGTGGGTAAAGCTCCTCGTATAATTTCTCCAATCACATGAGAAAGCTT
It encodes the following:
- the LOC104723817 gene encoding inosine triphosphate pyrophosphatase; this encodes MAAAAAKAAVVLPRPVTFVTGNAKKLEEVKAIIGNSIPFKSLKLDLPELQGEPEDISKEKARLAALQVNGPVLVEDTCLCFNSLKGLPGPYIKWFLEKLGHEGLNNLLMAYEDKTAYALCAFSFSRGPGAEPLTFLGKTPGKIVPARGPTDFGWDPVFQPDGYDQTYAEMAKEEKNMISHRYKSLALVKSHFKEAGYVFETDEDTI